In Gracilimonas sp., a single window of DNA contains:
- a CDS encoding TIGR00341 family protein, which yields MALRLIKILPPKGFNDLKSLINEDDILDSWIDKSEGDKTVINLLADVELTEKILGDLETKFTGEEDYRIVLLPISATLPSRKDEENEDKTTEKEKDDERVHRISREELYEEIKKVVDFSWVYLVLIALSCVVAANGLIRDNAAMVIGAMVIAPILGPNVGLALATTLGDKALLKRSLKSILYGFLLGLGLSFLMGLVIDINPEVSEISSRTVVSYADIALGLAAGVAGCLSFTRGISAAVIGVMVAVALLPPMVTTGLLLGSGMYGLAYGAGLLTVTYIICINLAGVLTFLLQGIKPHSFTEQREGEELSRWAIYIWVSLLILLSVIIYFEFL from the coding sequence ATGGCTTTACGACTTATAAAAATTTTACCGCCAAAGGGATTTAATGATCTTAAAAGCCTCATTAATGAGGATGATATTCTTGATTCCTGGATTGATAAATCTGAAGGAGATAAAACGGTCATCAATCTTTTGGCTGATGTAGAGCTCACAGAAAAAATTCTGGGAGATCTTGAAACAAAATTTACGGGAGAAGAAGATTATAGAATAGTCCTTCTCCCCATATCAGCTACACTTCCATCAAGAAAGGATGAGGAAAATGAAGACAAAACAACTGAGAAAGAAAAAGACGATGAACGGGTGCACCGAATTTCGAGGGAAGAACTGTACGAAGAGATAAAAAAGGTTGTTGATTTTTCCTGGGTATATCTTGTGTTAATTGCCTTGTCCTGCGTGGTGGCAGCAAACGGTTTAATCCGGGATAATGCAGCTATGGTGATTGGTGCCATGGTGATTGCACCTATTTTGGGGCCAAATGTAGGGCTGGCCCTGGCAACCACACTTGGAGATAAAGCACTCCTTAAAAGATCTCTGAAATCAATTTTATATGGGTTTTTACTGGGTTTAGGCCTTTCTTTTCTAATGGGGCTCGTCATTGATATTAATCCGGAGGTCTCAGAAATCAGTTCCCGGACCGTTGTGAGTTATGCAGACATAGCCTTGGGACTTGCAGCCGGAGTAGCGGGGTGTTTATCGTTTACCAGGGGGATTTCTGCCGCAGTGATTGGGGTTATGGTAGCTGTAGCATTACTTCCGCCGATGGTAACTACCGGGTTGCTATTGGGAAGCGGGATGTATGGACTTGCTTATGGTGCAGGATTATTAACGGTGACCTACATAATCTGTATAAACCTGGCAGGAGTACTTACATTTTTACTTCAGGGAATTAAGCCCCACAGTTTTACTGAACAAAGAGAAGGAGAAGAATTAAGCCGTTGGGCTATTTATATCTGGGTTAGTCTTTTAATTCTACTCTCTGTTATTATCTATTTTGAGTTTTTATGA
- a CDS encoding dihydrofolate reductase family protein, whose amino-acid sequence MRKITVISMISLDGVMQAPGGPEEDPSAGFEHGGWVAPYGDEVYDKILEKEMKPADYLLGRKTFEIWADYWPEHADMWPGINDGTKYVMSRTLEKSDWKNSVFLKSVAEIKDLKNSEGSDIQVWGSGELIQLLLQHDLVDVLRLKIHPLTLGYGKKLFDNGTVPAAFTLTESSVTPSGVIIANYKRDGKVKTGTAEPKR is encoded by the coding sequence ATGAGGAAGATAACCGTCATATCAATGATTTCATTAGATGGAGTAATGCAAGCACCGGGCGGGCCGGAGGAAGATCCATCAGCCGGTTTCGAGCATGGCGGTTGGGTTGCGCCCTATGGAGACGAAGTGTACGATAAGATCCTGGAAAAAGAGATGAAACCTGCAGATTATCTTTTGGGCCGAAAAACATTTGAGATATGGGCCGATTACTGGCCAGAACATGCGGACATGTGGCCGGGGATTAATGACGGTACCAAATATGTCATGTCCAGGACCTTGGAAAAGTCAGATTGGAAAAACTCGGTGTTCCTCAAAAGTGTGGCCGAAATTAAAGACCTCAAAAATTCAGAAGGTTCTGATATTCAAGTATGGGGTAGTGGTGAGCTCATTCAGTTACTGCTACAGCATGATTTAGTGGACGTACTCCGCCTCAAAATTCATCCGTTGACTCTTGGTTACGGAAAGAAGTTGTTTGATAATGGCACGGTTCCGGCAGCTTTTACATTAACAGAGAGTTCTGTTACCCCAAGCGGGGTGATTATCGCCAATTACAAGCGAGACGGAAAAGTAAAGACAGGCACGGCCGAACCTAAACGTTAA
- a CDS encoding family 43 glycosylhydrolase, which translates to MNKIFLFFLLTNLFFLQSCSPEQQGMDNPVTEAGHVKSYETYCNPIDIDYSYMSHYRARSNVSYRSGADPAVVNYQGKYYLFVTRSHGYWVSDDMSNWQFIDPQSWYFKGSNAPAAAVYTDKIIAYGDPSGRGPVIETDNPGLGDWQTNYAVLNPPGGIQDPDLFVDDDGRVYLYEESSNLWPIRGVELDPDNYFVPMGEQTDLFNLKPEEHGWERFGQDHRSDLKPYIEGPWMMKHNDTYYLEYGAPGTQWNVYADGVYTSENPLGPFTYAPYNPISYKPGGFLKGSGHGSTVRDNRGNYWHYATMAISVNYKFERRIGMYPAGFEDDGQMWVNTAYGDYPHYLPESDVDNHKERFTGWMLLSYQKPVSTNSPPVDGTINVVDESESGYMQEQIVDFDIGKINDEEIRSYWVSAANHDSIYFQVDLEEVMDVHALQINFQDYNSKIFGRPDTLRQQFVIQTSTDGEEWQTAADFSENTKDMPHAYIELEEPVEARYIRYDHEYLTNEHLAVSEFRVFGKGKGEKPVTPGNFTVNRMDDARNAMLSWEAVPDATGYVIYWGIEEESLNLSAMIYGETGYELRALNTGQGYYYQVEAFNENGISEKSEIVFTE; encoded by the coding sequence ATGAATAAAATATTCCTCTTCTTTTTATTAACGAACCTGTTTTTTTTGCAAAGCTGTTCGCCTGAACAACAGGGAATGGATAACCCGGTAACGGAGGCCGGTCATGTTAAAAGCTACGAAACGTATTGTAATCCCATTGATATAGATTATTCCTACATGTCGCACTATCGTGCGCGGAGCAATGTTTCATATCGTTCCGGTGCTGATCCGGCGGTTGTCAATTATCAAGGCAAATATTATCTCTTCGTGACCCGCTCTCACGGTTATTGGGTGTCTGACGATATGAGTAACTGGCAGTTTATTGATCCGCAAAGCTGGTATTTTAAGGGCTCAAATGCCCCGGCGGCTGCCGTTTACACAGACAAGATCATCGCGTACGGTGATCCTTCGGGCCGGGGCCCCGTCATCGAAACGGATAATCCCGGGCTGGGCGACTGGCAAACAAACTATGCCGTACTTAATCCGCCGGGAGGTATTCAAGATCCTGACCTGTTTGTGGACGATGATGGGCGTGTTTATCTCTATGAGGAATCCTCCAACCTATGGCCGATTCGCGGGGTAGAACTGGATCCGGATAATTATTTTGTCCCCATGGGTGAACAGACAGATCTTTTCAATCTGAAGCCGGAAGAACATGGGTGGGAGAGGTTTGGGCAGGACCATCGCTCAGATTTAAAACCTTACATTGAAGGCCCCTGGATGATGAAACACAACGACACGTATTACCTGGAGTATGGTGCTCCGGGGACGCAATGGAACGTGTATGCCGATGGGGTTTACACCAGTGAAAATCCTTTGGGCCCGTTCACCTACGCTCCCTACAACCCGATTTCATATAAACCGGGAGGCTTTCTCAAGGGCAGTGGCCATGGCAGCACCGTCCGAGACAATAGGGGCAACTATTGGCATTATGCCACCATGGCTATCTCGGTCAACTATAAATTTGAACGCCGCATCGGTATGTATCCGGCCGGATTTGAAGATGACGGACAAATGTGGGTGAATACCGCTTACGGTGATTATCCGCATTATTTACCCGAATCCGATGTAGATAATCATAAAGAGCGTTTTACCGGCTGGATGCTACTCTCGTACCAAAAACCGGTTTCCACAAATTCTCCCCCGGTGGATGGCACCATCAATGTTGTGGATGAAAGTGAAAGCGGCTACATGCAGGAACAGATCGTCGATTTTGATATTGGAAAGATCAATGATGAAGAAATCCGGTCCTATTGGGTATCGGCTGCCAATCATGACTCCATTTACTTTCAGGTGGATTTGGAAGAGGTCATGGATGTCCATGCACTACAGATTAATTTTCAGGATTATAACAGTAAAATTTTCGGACGCCCCGATACCTTGAGACAGCAATTTGTGATTCAGACATCTACGGATGGTGAAGAGTGGCAAACGGCAGCCGATTTTTCTGAGAATACAAAAGACATGCCCCATGCCTATATTGAGTTGGAAGAGCCGGTCGAGGCTCGATATATTCGTTACGATCATGAATATCTGACGAATGAACATCTGGCAGTTTCAGAATTCCGGGTTTTTGGGAAAGGAAAGGGGGAAAAACCGGTTACCCCCGGTAATTTTACGGTCAATAGAATGGATGACGCTCGAAATGCCATGCTTAGCTGGGAAGCGGTACCCGACGCTACCGGCTATGTGATCTATTGGGGGATTGAGGAAGAAAGCCTGAATCTATCGGCCATGATATATGGCGAAACCGGTTATGAACTTAGGGCCCTTAATACAGGCCAGGGGTATTATTACCAGGTGGAAGCTTTTAATGAAAATGGCATATCAGAAAAAAGTGAAATAGTTTTTACAGAATAG
- a CDS encoding MMPL family transporter, whose protein sequence is MAHLLRLLKPVLNFNYSHPFWVVFVCISLAVLSGIYALQLRVDTDIANLLPEDNPNVMALDKLNETVGGETEMQVVISSPSFEANKVFAEDLIEKTLELYYPRHDDYYFDRAEFRRETEFTQNNALYLASESELNDVISWLEDEIEQAKEEANPFYFDLGDDEEEEDNRAENFEESYNTLVPSEYPVNADSTIMVVKFFPTGSKSDIKYLEDMFKDYDELLASLNPAAYHPEMEVRFGGRLKRHLEELTSIMNDVLGSFATGISSVILLVMFYFFIKKYLHYRKGTGGRGKYSVWSHILRMPVPVLVIGLPLLISLAWTFGITYFYLGMLNTMTSVLFVILFGLGIDYGIHFYARYIELRSTGLSVQAAIVQTNEKTGEAIVVSAFTTAAALYILMFADFRGFSEFGFISGTGILLALFGMLYILPALLVIFDERLNWILISDKEKKEYDGVHRYPFARTIVTVGLVASAFVVGFSGNLSFQYDFGELEPKFPEYEEFRSFARQVEDSNKRNPAYIVAETNEQVEEIANILKERARVDTVSPTIESVETLQERFPTTEAEEKEKLQKIAQVRELLQDPFLVDREDEELDKLRRASQTTEPVSLDQIPDYLKSRFITKDGEVGRFVIIYPSVGLSDGRQSIAFKDDVSVVTLDSGTEFYASSTSIVAASMLDLMRTESPYMVAATFIFIYFFMLFSFRSFRWSMIAMLPLLVGLLWLFGIMMIFGLQFNFYNLVVLPAILGIGEDSGVHLAHRYRDEGRNSMWQVLSSTGQHITMGSVTTMLGFAGLLFTNHPGLQSIGVMAVIGIGMTLLTSITFLPALIQWLEDKDWIRF, encoded by the coding sequence ATGGCACATCTTTTAAGGCTGTTAAAGCCTGTCCTCAATTTTAATTATTCACATCCATTCTGGGTAGTTTTTGTTTGTATTTCTCTCGCCGTGTTAAGTGGTATTTATGCCCTTCAGCTGCGGGTAGACACGGATATTGCAAATCTTCTTCCGGAAGATAATCCAAATGTGATGGCCCTGGATAAGCTGAATGAAACCGTTGGGGGAGAGACTGAAATGCAGGTAGTAATCAGTTCCCCGAGCTTTGAAGCCAACAAGGTATTTGCGGAAGACCTGATTGAAAAAACCCTGGAGCTCTACTATCCACGCCATGATGACTATTATTTTGATAGGGCCGAGTTCCGCCGCGAAACCGAATTCACTCAAAACAATGCTTTGTATTTAGCCAGTGAATCGGAGCTGAATGACGTTATCAGCTGGCTTGAGGATGAAATTGAACAAGCTAAAGAAGAAGCCAATCCTTTTTATTTTGATTTAGGAGACGATGAAGAAGAGGAAGATAACAGGGCCGAGAATTTTGAAGAAAGTTATAATACCCTGGTTCCATCCGAATATCCGGTAAATGCAGACAGCACCATCATGGTGGTTAAATTTTTCCCCACCGGGTCCAAAAGCGACATCAAGTATCTTGAAGATATGTTTAAAGATTATGATGAGCTGTTGGCCTCTTTAAATCCGGCGGCTTATCATCCTGAAATGGAGGTTCGTTTCGGCGGACGGTTAAAGCGTCATCTGGAAGAATTGACCTCCATTATGAATGATGTTTTAGGGAGTTTTGCTACAGGTATCAGCAGTGTGATTTTATTGGTCATGTTCTACTTCTTTATTAAGAAGTACCTGCATTATCGTAAAGGCACGGGCGGTCGCGGCAAATATTCGGTGTGGTCACATATTTTAAGAATGCCCGTGCCCGTACTTGTTATCGGGTTACCGTTGCTGATAAGTTTGGCATGGACTTTCGGCATTACCTATTTCTACCTGGGAATGCTGAACACAATGACATCGGTACTGTTTGTGATTTTATTCGGTTTGGGTATTGATTACGGCATCCACTTTTATGCGCGATATATTGAGTTGCGCTCCACCGGCCTGAGCGTACAAGCAGCAATTGTGCAAACCAATGAGAAAACAGGCGAGGCTATTGTGGTTTCAGCATTTACTACCGCTGCAGCTCTTTATATCCTGATGTTTGCTGACTTTCGCGGGTTTTCAGAGTTTGGCTTTATTTCCGGAACCGGCATTTTACTTGCCCTCTTCGGAATGTTGTACATCCTCCCGGCGCTGCTGGTTATTTTTGATGAACGACTGAATTGGATCCTGATCAGTGACAAAGAAAAGAAAGAATATGACGGAGTGCACCGCTATCCCTTTGCACGAACTATAGTCACGGTAGGATTGGTAGCCTCTGCTTTTGTAGTGGGATTCAGCGGGAACCTGAGCTTCCAATACGACTTCGGAGAGTTGGAACCTAAATTTCCTGAGTATGAAGAATTCCGGTCGTTTGCCCGGCAGGTTGAAGATTCCAACAAGCGAAATCCCGCCTATATTGTAGCCGAGACCAACGAGCAGGTGGAAGAAATAGCCAATATCCTGAAAGAACGTGCCCGCGTGGATACGGTTTCTCCGACCATCGAAAGTGTAGAAACCCTGCAAGAGCGATTTCCGACTACGGAGGCCGAAGAGAAGGAAAAGCTTCAGAAGATAGCTCAAGTTCGAGAATTGCTGCAGGATCCGTTTTTGGTAGATCGCGAAGATGAAGAGCTTGACAAACTGCGCCGTGCCTCTCAAACCACCGAACCTGTTTCACTCGACCAAATACCGGACTACCTGAAATCCCGGTTTATAACCAAAGACGGGGAAGTGGGGCGATTTGTGATTATTTACCCGTCAGTAGGACTCTCAGACGGCCGGCAATCCATTGCTTTTAAAGATGATGTAAGTGTAGTTACCCTGGATAGCGGAACTGAGTTCTATGCTTCCAGTACCTCCATTGTGGCCGCTTCCATGCTGGATTTAATGCGGACTGAAAGCCCCTATATGGTTGCTGCTACCTTCATTTTTATTTACTTCTTTATGCTGTTTTCTTTTCGTTCGTTTCGCTGGTCTATGATTGCCATGCTGCCGTTGCTGGTGGGGTTACTCTGGCTGTTCGGGATCATGATGATCTTTGGACTGCAATTCAACTTCTACAACCTGGTGGTGTTACCGGCTATTCTGGGGATAGGAGAGGACAGTGGTGTTCACCTGGCTCACCGCTACCGTGATGAGGGCAGGAACAGTATGTGGCAGGTTCTCTCGAGTACTGGGCAGCATATCACCATGGGGTCTGTGACTACCATGCTGGGTTTTGCGGGATTACTCTTCACCAATCATCCGGGCTTGCAATCTATCGGAGTCATGGCCGTTATTGGCATTGGGATGACCCTGCTTACCTCCATCACCTTTTTGCCCGCCCTCATTCAATGGCTGGAAGATAAAGACTGGATCCGGTTTTAA
- a CDS encoding NTP transferase domain-containing protein, whose amino-acid sequence MASSHLNSTGVILAAGFGSRLAGTDTDTDLKPLTSVNGTPLIYRTIRSLKIAGCSKVVIVLGFGFEEIKKDILDSYTGDLPIEFAHNEHFDLSNGISVLAAEPFIEGNFILTMADHILSDAMMKLAQKHVPEPDGATLLVDYKVENIFDMEDATKVYSENGKIKSIGKEINDYNCIDTGVFVCTKSLLVEIRRVFEKKGDASLSDGVQALALKGKMNTLNIGDAFWQDVDTPEMLDHAEQMLSSEVSKV is encoded by the coding sequence ATGGCAAGCAGTCACTTAAACAGTACAGGAGTTATCTTAGCAGCTGGATTCGGTTCACGCCTGGCCGGAACAGATACCGATACTGACCTTAAACCACTCACATCTGTTAATGGTACGCCACTTATCTATCGAACCATTCGCAGCCTGAAAATAGCCGGCTGCAGTAAGGTGGTGATTGTTCTTGGTTTTGGTTTTGAAGAAATAAAGAAGGATATCCTGGATTCTTATACCGGTGACCTCCCCATTGAATTTGCTCATAATGAACACTTTGATTTGAGTAACGGCATCTCTGTTTTGGCTGCGGAACCTTTTATTGAAGGAAATTTTATTCTCACTATGGCAGATCATATTCTTTCTGATGCAATGATGAAACTGGCTCAAAAGCACGTTCCTGAGCCTGATGGTGCTACGTTATTGGTAGATTATAAGGTGGAAAATATTTTTGATATGGAAGATGCCACCAAAGTGTACTCGGAAAATGGGAAGATCAAATCAATCGGGAAGGAGATAAACGATTATAACTGTATAGATACCGGTGTTTTTGTCTGTACAAAAAGTTTGTTGGTTGAAATCCGGCGAGTTTTTGAAAAAAAAGGGGACGCTTCTTTATCTGATGGGGTGCAAGCACTTGCTTTAAAAGGAAAAATGAATACACTAAATATCGGAGATGCTTTTTGGCAAGACGTTGACACACCGGAAATGCTTGATCATGCCGAGCAAATGCTAAGCTCGGAAGTATCTAAAGTTTAG
- a CDS encoding inositol-3-phosphate synthase yields MSTKSKNAAADGKLLVLTPGMGAVGTTFIAGVESIRKGLSKPIGSLTQMQTIRLGARSENRSPLIKDFLPLADLDDLTFGGWDVKPDNVYDACVHAQVLKPQDIDPIADFLKEIKPMSAAFEQKYVKKLNGPNVKEFKTKKDLAEQLRADIRNKMKETGSSRAVMVWCGSTEVYQSPAKCHMSIEAFEKGLENNDEAIAPSQLYAYAAIMEGVPYANGAPNLSADFPALIELAEEKGVPIAGKDFKTGQTLMKTILAPGFKTRMLGIRGWFSTNILGNRDGEVLDDPESFKSKEVTKSGVLDTILQPETYKDLYQDLYHKVRINYYPPRGDEKEGWDNIDIFGWMGYPMQIKVDFLCRDSILAAPIVLDLALFLDLAKRRGNGGIQEWLSFYFKSPQVEDGHVQEHDIFIQHFRLKNTLRVMGGEEPVTHLSENYDSYQ; encoded by the coding sequence ATGTCTACAAAGAGTAAAAATGCAGCAGCAGATGGCAAACTATTAGTTTTAACACCGGGCATGGGTGCGGTAGGAACCACCTTTATTGCCGGAGTTGAGTCTATCAGAAAGGGGCTTTCAAAGCCAATTGGCTCATTAACTCAAATGCAAACCATTCGTTTGGGGGCACGCTCAGAAAACAGAAGCCCGCTTATAAAAGACTTCCTTCCGTTAGCTGATCTTGATGATCTTACTTTTGGCGGGTGGGATGTAAAACCTGATAACGTATATGATGCATGCGTTCATGCACAAGTGCTTAAGCCTCAGGACATTGATCCTATTGCTGATTTTTTGAAAGAAATCAAACCTATGTCGGCTGCTTTTGAACAAAAGTATGTGAAGAAGTTGAATGGCCCTAATGTGAAAGAATTTAAAACAAAGAAAGATCTTGCTGAGCAACTGAGAGCAGACATTCGTAATAAGATGAAAGAAACCGGATCATCCCGGGCAGTTATGGTTTGGTGCGGTTCCACCGAGGTATATCAATCGCCGGCGAAGTGCCATATGTCAATAGAGGCTTTTGAAAAGGGACTTGAAAACAATGATGAAGCTATTGCCCCGTCTCAGCTTTATGCCTACGCTGCCATCATGGAAGGCGTACCCTATGCAAACGGCGCTCCAAACCTTTCTGCTGATTTTCCGGCGTTAATTGAGTTGGCCGAAGAGAAAGGAGTGCCTATTGCGGGTAAGGATTTCAAAACCGGGCAGACATTGATGAAGACCATTTTAGCACCCGGATTCAAAACAAGAATGCTGGGCATTCGCGGATGGTTCTCTACCAATATTTTAGGAAACCGTGACGGTGAAGTATTGGATGACCCCGAAAGTTTCAAATCGAAGGAAGTTACTAAGTCCGGTGTTTTGGATACCATCCTTCAACCTGAAACTTACAAGGATTTATATCAGGACTTATATCACAAAGTACGCATCAACTATTACCCGCCCCGGGGGGATGAAAAAGAAGGATGGGATAATATCGATATCTTTGGATGGATGGGATACCCCATGCAGATTAAGGTAGATTTCCTTTGCCGTGATTCCATTTTGGCTGCTCCCATTGTACTTGATCTGGCACTCTTCCTGGACTTAGCCAAGCGCAGGGGTAACGGTGGTATACAAGAGTGGCTGAGTTTTTATTTCAAGAGCCCTCAGGTTGAAGACGGTCATGTTCAAGAGCATGATATTTTTATCCAACACTTTCGCCTTAAAAATACGCTGCGTGTTATGGGTGGAGAAGAGCCGGTGACGCATCTTTCCGAGAATTACGACAGTTATCAATAA
- a CDS encoding lipopolysaccharide biosynthesis protein codes for MSENSFARRVASSVLYSGAASVTARLLNAGALFYTLKVISEEQFGIAALALAFFSTTKALTELGLGTALIQEKRIGRIQVDSLFWTSFLLSVVVYALIYLTAPFVANFYDTPVLSSMIRVYMIAIIAFSFYMISSKLLMRDLEFKKLAISDNVALASSAALMIYLAYAGWGAWAIILAELANKIGQMAFSMLYKPYFPRFQYSYKQVKHLIEFGLYTTGSNFFQKFYMNADYLIIGKFFSMELVGIYSFAYRLVFDTVKELANVINRVAYPAFAKLQFDNPRLRNYFFTMSRASMLLVGTVMVIIGTYIDWFLPLVGYEKWMDAVPYIRIFVAVGIFQCLVTLLPKLINAKGKAKFIFYYMSANALLLPVGFLITAQYSMMAVALVWLTIYPLASIVIIYFGAKLTETNVWTFAFKSIAAFATLIPLAGFAYAVRYAITYTMGEANVLSVALASLFVFSVTAVVIWFKEKDAIQAIRK; via the coding sequence ATGAGTGAAAATTCTTTTGCCAGAAGAGTGGCCTCATCGGTGCTTTATAGTGGTGCAGCCTCTGTTACTGCACGATTACTCAATGCCGGGGCTCTTTTCTACACCCTGAAAGTTATATCTGAAGAGCAATTTGGAATTGCAGCTCTTGCGCTCGCTTTTTTTAGTACCACAAAAGCATTGACTGAGCTTGGCCTGGGAACTGCCCTTATTCAGGAAAAAAGAATTGGTCGCATCCAGGTTGATTCTCTTTTCTGGACCAGTTTCTTGCTTTCTGTTGTGGTATATGCCCTGATTTACCTTACCGCTCCTTTTGTAGCCAATTTTTATGACACCCCGGTCCTCTCCTCCATGATTCGGGTATATATGATTGCGATCATCGCCTTTAGCTTTTATATGATATCAAGTAAGCTGCTGATGAGAGATCTTGAATTCAAGAAACTCGCCATTAGTGATAATGTGGCGTTGGCTTCTTCGGCAGCATTGATGATTTATCTTGCTTATGCCGGATGGGGCGCGTGGGCTATCATCTTAGCAGAACTGGCCAATAAAATAGGCCAAATGGCTTTTAGTATGCTTTACAAGCCCTATTTCCCCCGTTTCCAATACAGCTATAAGCAGGTGAAGCACCTTATTGAGTTTGGTTTATATACTACCGGCTCCAACTTCTTTCAAAAATTCTATATGAATGCCGACTACCTGATTATAGGAAAATTCTTTTCTATGGAACTCGTCGGTATCTATTCCTTTGCATACCGTCTTGTTTTTGATACCGTGAAAGAGTTGGCTAATGTAATAAATCGGGTCGCCTACCCGGCTTTTGCCAAACTTCAGTTCGACAATCCCAGGCTTAGAAACTACTTCTTTACAATGTCGAGAGCCAGTATGCTATTGGTGGGAACCGTTATGGTAATTATTGGAACCTATATTGATTGGTTTTTACCGTTAGTCGGTTATGAAAAATGGATGGATGCGGTTCCCTATATACGAATTTTTGTAGCCGTTGGTATTTTCCAGTGCTTGGTCACCTTATTGCCTAAGCTCATCAATGCCAAAGGAAAAGCAAAGTTTATCTTTTACTATATGTCGGCAAATGCCCTGTTGCTGCCCGTCGGGTTCCTCATTACTGCCCAGTACAGTATGATGGCTGTAGCTTTGGTATGGCTTACCATTTATCCTTTAGCTTCCATTGTAATCATCTATTTCGGAGCAAAACTTACCGAAACCAACGTATGGACCTTTGCATTTAAAAGTATTGCTGCCTTTGCAACTTTAATTCCTCTGGCCGGCTTTGCCTATGCCGTTCGTTATGCCATCACTTATACCATGGGGGAAGCAAATGTCTTAAGCGTGGCATTGGCCTCACTTTTTGTATTCAGTGTTACTGCCGTAGTTATTTGGTTTAAGGAAAAAGACGCGATTCAGGCTATCCGAAAATAA
- a CDS encoding sulfotransferase, with product MAVFNKIGEQITALSDALGFERRDLRADIGVPWDYVKSKVLNTHFKWDYDEIERYCMFIGYPRSGHTLVGSLLDAHPDVVISHELDALRFLRAGFSREQIFSLILHQDKVFTGKGREWTGYDYALEGLWQGRYRRLRVIGDKKGGGSSRHLQARPDIIDKLREKVQVPIKLIHIVRHPLDNIATHKRKYSVKPNLQEAIDDYFKRVEANARLKGEVAEDEWCELTHEEFIDNPKESLTTLINFLEVEPYDDYIEAAAEKVFKSPSNSRNKIEWTQEMIDQVAERSQKYDFLKDYEFKV from the coding sequence ATGGCGGTATTCAATAAAATCGGTGAGCAAATAACGGCTCTTTCCGATGCACTTGGTTTTGAAAGAAGAGACTTACGCGCAGATATTGGAGTACCTTGGGATTATGTTAAAAGCAAAGTGCTGAATACTCATTTCAAATGGGATTATGATGAGATTGAACGGTATTGTATGTTTATAGGCTACCCCCGAAGCGGACACACCCTGGTTGGTTCATTACTGGATGCTCATCCCGATGTAGTGATATCTCATGAGCTGGATGCCCTTCGGTTTTTGAGGGCAGGTTTTAGCCGGGAACAGATTTTTAGCCTGATTTTACATCAGGATAAAGTATTCACCGGTAAAGGACGCGAATGGACCGGCTATGACTATGCCCTGGAAGGGCTGTGGCAAGGCCGTTACCGAAGACTGAGGGTGATTGGAGATAAAAAAGGAGGGGGTTCTTCCCGACATCTACAAGCCAGGCCCGATATCATTGATAAGCTGCGTGAGAAGGTGCAAGTGCCTATAAAACTGATACACATTGTGCGCCATCCATTGGATAATATCGCAACCCATAAGCGAAAATATTCGGTAAAGCCTAATCTTCAGGAAGCCATTGACGATTATTTTAAGCGAGTGGAAGCTAATGCCAGATTGAAGGGTGAGGTAGCAGAAGATGAATGGTGTGAATTGACGCACGAAGAATTTATAGATAATCCAAAAGAATCTTTGACCACCTTGATAAACTTTTTGGAAGTGGAGCCTTATGATGATTACATCGAAGCGGCGGCCGAAAAAGTTTTTAAATCACCTTCAAACAGCAGGAATAAAATCGAGTGGACGCAGGAGATGATTGATCAGGTGGCTGAAAGAAGTCAAAAATATGATTTCCTGAAGGATTACGAATTCAAAGTTTAA